A genomic segment from Halomonas sp. TA22 encodes:
- a CDS encoding acyltransferase: MNASKERFVGLEWLRFLLGLYIVIFHTLHAYPSIRSWSHYITDVGFFSTSAFFVLSGFLLAHVYLDDQRRMREPPRSFWIKRFSNLYPIHIGALVLAMSLATLIGYLQITPEDADASIRFVLYDVNKDMGENGHLLRHVMGDTELAINLLLNVTLLHAWNPFYLTFNPPSWSISVLFFFYLLFPWLAPRLFRVQHRVRALALTMACYLVPTLVVIVTTDYGMPETGILHRNPLIRLPEFIAGILLCSLYAHYRRQGHSLDRRMGWGLAGFVALSVIAAVQLLQLGRTWYYLLHNGLLLPAQLALIFLAAHWRAPRRDSLKRLASRLGGASLPMFALHVPLYVIFTRIEMVLTGETSLARYPLFLLLTVLFCIFFQEAFVQRIKLLLQRLLLSRKPVAHVDKIAPH; encoded by the coding sequence ATGAACGCAAGCAAGGAGCGCTTCGTCGGGCTGGAGTGGCTGAGATTCCTGCTCGGCCTCTACATCGTCATTTTCCATACCCTGCACGCCTATCCATCGATCAGGTCGTGGTCGCACTACATCACCGATGTGGGCTTCTTCTCGACCAGCGCCTTCTTCGTGCTGTCGGGCTTTCTCTTGGCGCATGTCTACCTGGATGACCAGCGGCGCATGCGCGAGCCGCCCCGCAGCTTCTGGATCAAGCGCTTCTCCAACCTCTATCCGATCCATATCGGCGCCCTGGTGCTGGCGATGTCGCTGGCGACGTTGATCGGTTACCTGCAGATCACTCCTGAGGATGCCGATGCCTCGATCCGCTTCGTGCTGTATGACGTCAACAAGGACATGGGGGAGAATGGCCACCTGTTGCGTCATGTGATGGGCGACACCGAGCTTGCCATCAACCTGCTGCTCAACGTCACGCTGCTGCATGCCTGGAACCCGTTTTACCTGACGTTCAACCCGCCATCGTGGTCGATCTCGGTGCTGTTCTTCTTCTACCTGCTGTTTCCCTGGCTCGCGCCCCGGCTGTTTCGCGTGCAGCATCGCGTGCGGGCGCTGGCATTGACCATGGCCTGCTACCTGGTCCCGACTCTGGTGGTGATTGTCACCACCGACTACGGCATGCCGGAAACGGGGATTTTGCACCGCAACCCGCTGATCCGCCTGCCGGAGTTCATTGCCGGCATCCTGCTCTGCTCGTTGTACGCTCATTACAGGCGCCAGGGACATTCACTGGACCGGCGCATGGGCTGGGGCCTGGCGGGCTTCGTCGCCCTGTCGGTGATCGCGGCGGTACAACTGCTGCAGCTTGGTCGCACCTGGTACTACCTGCTGCACAATGGGCTGCTGCTGCCGGCTCAGCTGGCGCTGATCTTCCTGGCGGCGCACTGGCGTGCGCCGCGGCGCGACAGCCTCAAGCGCCTGGCGAGCCGGCTGGGCGGGGCCTCGCTGCCGATGTTTGCCCTGCACGTGCCGCTCTACGTGATCTTCACGCGCATCGAGATGGTACTGACCGGGGAGACCTCTCTTGCCCGCTACCCGCTGTTTCTGCTGCTCACGGTGCTCTTCTGCATCTTCTTCCAGGAAGCCTTCGTGCAGCGCATCAAGCTGCTGTTGCAGCGGTTGCTGCTCTCGCGCAAGCCGGTGGCGCATGTCGACAAGATTGCGCCGCATTGA
- the ispB gene encoding octaprenyl diphosphate synthase — MPTASPIHAAVAEDFAAVDRTIVTQLASRVPLVQSIAQYIIESGGKRLRPLLVLLAARSLGYQGDKHIILATLIEFMHTSTLLHDDVVDESHMRRGKATANDAWGNAPSVLVGDFLYSRSFQMMVDVGSMRIMATLSAATCTIAEGEVLQLTNVGNPDIDEAAYFDTIQGKTAMLFEAASHSGAILAEADPQQETALQLYGRYLGLAFQLVDDLLDYQGDAKAMGKNVGDDLAEGKPTLPLIRAMIAGSPEQSELIRQAIRKGGLERLDEVLAIVRDTGALVYTRQRAEEMASKALEQLEHLPASRYRDSMAELARLAVDRTA, encoded by the coding sequence ATGCCTACAGCATCTCCCATTCATGCCGCGGTAGCCGAGGATTTCGCCGCCGTCGATCGCACCATCGTCACGCAATTGGCTTCTCGGGTGCCGCTCGTCCAGTCCATCGCCCAGTACATCATCGAAAGTGGCGGCAAGCGCCTGCGCCCGCTACTGGTGCTGCTGGCGGCCCGCTCGCTTGGCTACCAAGGCGACAAGCACATCATCCTGGCCACGCTGATCGAGTTCATGCACACCTCGACACTGCTGCATGACGACGTGGTCGACGAGTCGCACATGCGCCGCGGCAAGGCCACCGCCAACGACGCTTGGGGCAATGCGCCCTCCGTGCTGGTCGGCGACTTCCTCTACTCGCGCTCGTTTCAGATGATGGTCGACGTCGGCTCGATGCGCATCATGGCGACGCTCTCCGCCGCGACCTGCACCATCGCCGAGGGCGAGGTATTGCAGCTGACCAACGTGGGCAACCCCGATATCGACGAGGCCGCCTACTTCGACACCATCCAGGGCAAGACGGCGATGCTGTTCGAAGCCGCCTCGCACAGCGGTGCGATCCTCGCCGAGGCCGACCCGCAGCAGGAGACCGCGCTGCAACTCTATGGCCGTTACCTGGGCCTCGCCTTCCAGCTGGTCGACGACCTGCTCGACTACCAGGGCGATGCCAAGGCGATGGGCAAGAACGTCGGCGACGACCTTGCCGAAGGCAAGCCCACCCTGCCGCTGATCCGGGCCATGATCGCCGGCAGCCCCGAACAGAGCGAGCTGATCCGCCAGGCAATCCGCAAGGGTGGCCTCGAGCGTCTTGACGAGGTCCTTGCCATCGTGCGCGATACCGGAGCCCTCGTCTACACGCGCCAGCGTGCCGAGGAGATGGCCTCCAAGGCCCTCGAGCAGCTCGAGCATCTGCCGGCCAGCCGCTACCGCGACAGCATGGCCGAACTGGCCCGGCTGGCCGTCGATCGCACCGCCTGA
- the rplU gene encoding 50S ribosomal protein L21: MYAVIKSGGKQYRVQEGQTLKLEKLEVATGDALEFDQVLLVADGDDIKVGAPLVSGAKVAAEVISHGRGDKVTIIKFRRRKHHMKRQGHRQWFTEVKITGISA, encoded by the coding sequence ATGTACGCAGTTATCAAGAGCGGTGGCAAACAGTACCGTGTTCAGGAAGGCCAGACCCTGAAGCTCGAGAAGCTGGAAGTGGCTACCGGCGATGCGCTGGAGTTCGATCAGGTGCTACTGGTTGCCGATGGCGACGACATCAAGGTCGGCGCCCCGCTGGTCTCTGGTGCCAAGGTTGCCGCCGAGGTCATCTCTCACGGCCGTGGCGACAAGGTGACCATCATCAAGTTCCGTCGCCGCAAGCATCACATGAAGCGTCAGGGCCACCGTCAGTGGTTCACTGAAGTCAAGATCACTGGGATCTCCGCGTAA
- the rpmA gene encoding 50S ribosomal protein L27, which yields MAHKKAAGSTRNGRDSESKRLGVKLFGGQAATAGNIIVRQRGTKFHAGTGVGLGRDHTLFALSDGVIKFETKGPKNRKFVSVVSA from the coding sequence ATGGCTCATAAGAAGGCAGCCGGTAGTACACGTAACGGTCGCGATTCCGAATCCAAACGCCTTGGCGTCAAGCTGTTCGGCGGCCAGGCAGCTACTGCTGGCAACATCATCGTGCGTCAGCGCGGCACCAAGTTCCACGCCGGTACTGGCGTTGGCCTCGGTCGCGATCATACGCTGTTCGCCCTGAGCGATGGCGTGATCAAATTCGAGACCAAGGGTCCGAAAAACCGCAAGTTCGTGAGTGTCGTCTCCGCCTGA
- the cgtA gene encoding Obg family GTPase CgtA: MQFVDEASIIAEAGNGGSGCLSFRREKYVPRGGPDGGDGGHGGSVYLIGDDALNTLIDFKYQRFYKAQNGQPGMGRQMSGKAGEDLHIKVPVGTTVIDEDTLEVIADVTEINQVVLVAQGGRRGLGNIHFKSSTNRAPRKTTTGTEGERRNLRLEMKVMADVGLLGMPNAGKSTLIRAVSAAKPKVANYPFTTLVPNLGVVKLGMHEHFVMADVPGLIEGASEGAGLGLRFLKHLTRTRLLLHVVDVAPFDESDPVEVAEAIVNELEQFSQALSERPRWLVLNKFDLLPEEQREARATEIVERLGWEGPVFRISAISGEGTDALVQAAYRWLTEQRRLENEDEEAAEREREMRERMEAESVARTEARLGRKRKRTAEDDDDDFDDDDYDVEVEYVQ, from the coding sequence ATGCAGTTCGTCGACGAAGCCTCGATCATCGCCGAAGCCGGCAACGGTGGCAGTGGTTGCCTGAGTTTCCGCCGCGAGAAGTACGTGCCCAGGGGCGGTCCCGATGGCGGCGATGGCGGCCATGGTGGGAGCGTCTACCTGATTGGTGACGACGCCCTCAATACCTTGATCGATTTCAAGTATCAGCGCTTCTACAAGGCCCAGAACGGCCAGCCGGGAATGGGTCGCCAGATGAGCGGCAAGGCCGGCGAGGATCTGCACATCAAGGTGCCGGTGGGAACCACGGTGATCGACGAGGATACTCTCGAGGTAATCGCCGATGTCACCGAGATCAATCAGGTCGTGCTGGTGGCGCAGGGCGGTCGTCGCGGGCTTGGCAACATTCATTTCAAGTCCTCCACCAATCGCGCGCCGCGCAAGACCACTACCGGGACCGAGGGCGAGCGGCGCAACCTGCGCCTGGAGATGAAGGTCATGGCCGATGTCGGCCTGCTGGGCATGCCCAACGCCGGCAAGTCGACATTGATCCGCGCCGTCTCCGCGGCCAAGCCCAAGGTTGCCAACTACCCCTTCACCACGCTGGTGCCCAATCTGGGCGTGGTGAAGCTGGGCATGCACGAGCACTTCGTGATGGCCGATGTGCCGGGGCTGATCGAGGGCGCTTCGGAGGGGGCGGGGCTCGGGCTGCGCTTCCTCAAGCACCTGACCCGCACGCGGCTACTGCTGCACGTGGTCGATGTCGCGCCGTTCGACGAGTCCGACCCGGTCGAGGTTGCCGAGGCGATCGTCAACGAGCTTGAGCAGTTCTCACAGGCGCTCTCCGAGCGGCCACGCTGGCTGGTGCTCAACAAGTTCGACCTGCTGCCCGAAGAGCAGCGCGAAGCGCGCGCCACTGAGATTGTCGAGCGGCTGGGCTGGGAGGGGCCGGTGTTCCGTATCTCGGCGATCTCCGGCGAAGGCACCGATGCCCTGGTGCAGGCTGCCTACCGCTGGCTCACCGAGCAGCGCCGGCTCGAGAACGAGGACGAGGAGGCTGCCGAACGCGAGCGTGAGATGCGTGAACGCATGGAGGCCGAGTCGGTGGCGCGCACCGAGGCGCGGCTGGGCCGCAAGCGCAAGCGTACCGCAGAGGATGACGACGATGACTTCGACGATGACGATTATGATGTCGAGGTCGAGTATGTGCAGTAG
- the proB gene encoding glutamate 5-kinase — MVNEQALGREALSGARRVVVKIGSALLTNDGRGLDEAAIGGWVDQIVALHRRGIEVVLVSSGAVAAGMVRLGWQARPSAVHELQAAAAVGQNGLTQCYDHHFGRHGLLTAQVLLTHDDLSNRKRYLNARSALRTLVDLRVVPVINENDTVVTDEIRFGDNDTLGALVANLLEADALVILTDQEGLFDADPRHHPEASLIHEGRAGDPSLAAMAGDGGALGRGGMTTKVLAARLAARSGAVTAIASGRQPGVLTRLIDGERLGTLLSPEQATIAARKRWLAGQLQVRGSLTLDAGAVKVLRGQGSSLLPVGVKALSGEFVRGDMVVCVDEQGERIAKGLVNYGAEDAARILGKPSHQIEAILGYMEAPELIHRDNLVVI, encoded by the coding sequence ATGGTGAACGAGCAGGCGCTGGGCCGCGAAGCGCTGAGCGGTGCGCGGCGGGTGGTGGTGAAGATCGGCAGTGCACTGTTGACCAATGATGGCCGTGGGCTCGACGAGGCGGCGATCGGTGGCTGGGTCGACCAGATCGTCGCGCTGCACCGTCGCGGTATCGAGGTGGTGCTGGTCTCCTCGGGGGCGGTGGCCGCCGGCATGGTGCGCCTGGGCTGGCAGGCGCGCCCCAGCGCCGTGCATGAACTGCAGGCTGCCGCAGCGGTTGGGCAGAACGGCCTGACCCAGTGCTACGACCATCACTTCGGTCGCCACGGCCTGCTCACCGCGCAGGTCTTGCTGACCCACGACGATCTCTCCAACCGCAAGCGCTATCTCAACGCGCGCTCGGCGCTGCGTACGCTGGTCGATCTGCGCGTGGTGCCGGTGATCAACGAGAACGACACCGTGGTTACCGACGAGATCCGCTTCGGTGACAACGATACCTTGGGCGCCCTGGTGGCCAACCTGCTCGAGGCCGATGCGCTGGTGATCCTCACCGACCAGGAGGGGCTCTTTGATGCCGACCCGCGCCACCATCCCGAGGCGAGTCTGATTCACGAGGGGCGTGCCGGCGACCCATCGCTTGCCGCCATGGCCGGTGATGGCGGGGCGCTTGGGCGTGGCGGGATGACCACCAAGGTGCTGGCGGCTAGGCTCGCGGCGCGCTCCGGGGCGGTCACCGCCATCGCCAGTGGCCGTCAGCCCGGCGTGCTGACGCGACTGATCGACGGCGAGCGGCTCGGCACGCTGCTGAGCCCCGAGCAGGCGACGATCGCGGCTCGCAAGCGCTGGCTAGCCGGCCAGTTGCAGGTACGCGGTAGCCTGACGCTGGACGCGGGAGCGGTGAAGGTGCTGCGTGGGCAGGGCTCGAGCCTGCTGCCGGTGGGCGTGAAGGCGCTTTCGGGCGAGTTCGTGCGCGGCGACATGGTGGTATGTGTCGACGAGCAGGGTGAGCGGATCGCCAAGGGGCTGGTCAATTACGGTGCCGAGGATGCCGCGCGCATCCTTGGTAAGCCGAGCCACCAGATCGAGGCGATTCTGGGCTACATGGAGGCCCCGGAGCTGATCCATCGCGATAACCTGGTGGTGATCTGA
- the rpsT gene encoding 30S ribosomal protein S20: MANSKQARKRARQAENRRVLKASQRSMVRTYIKRVIKAINGGDHSQAMTEFRAAQPVIDRIADKDVLSKKKAARLKSRLNKRIKALAA, from the coding sequence GTGGCTAACAGCAAGCAGGCCCGCAAGCGCGCTCGTCAGGCGGAAAACCGTCGCGTACTGAAGGCAAGTCAACGCAGCATGGTGCGTACCTACATCAAGCGTGTCATCAAGGCGATCAACGGCGGCGACCACAGCCAGGCCATGACCGAGTTCAGGGCCGCACAGCCGGTCATCGACCGCATCGCCGACAAGGACGTGCTGTCCAAGAAGAAGGCCGCTCGCCTGAAGAGCCGCCTGAACAAGCGAATTAAGGCGCTGGCTGCGTAA
- the murJ gene encoding murein biosynthesis integral membrane protein MurJ, whose amino-acid sequence MRSGLVVSVMTMLSRVMGLARDVVVAALFGSGNGADAFFVAFKIPNFMRRLFAEGAFNQAFIPVLSEYATRRSRAEVRELLDAVAGSLAVVLALITALAMFASPWLVWLFAPGFGRDPDKLALTADMLRLTFPYLLLISLTAFSGSVLNTWNRFAVPALTPILLNLSLIGAALLLTPLMSEPAMALAWGVLIAGAAQLAFQVPFLVRLGLMPRPWPNFAHSGVRRILVLMAPALFGVSVSQINLLLDTVLASFLTPGSVSWLYYSDRLVELPLGIFGIAIATVILPALSKRHAEQSPEHFARMLDWAVRAVLLLGLPAALALALLAEPLLISLFHYGAMTELDISMAALSLRAYSLGLVAFMLIKVLAPGFFARQNTKTPVKVGIIAMVANMIFNLILIWPLAHAGLALATSLSAFMNALLLGWLLKREGALVFQPGWGRYAVQLVGGCLVMGLGLWWLSPEWQAWLEWGVMQRVATLGGLVIGGALLYFVWLTAWGVRLRHFRLNG is encoded by the coding sequence ATGCGCTCCGGGCTGGTGGTCAGCGTCATGACCATGCTGTCGCGGGTGATGGGGCTTGCCCGCGATGTGGTGGTAGCGGCGCTGTTCGGCTCGGGCAATGGCGCCGACGCCTTCTTCGTGGCGTTCAAGATTCCCAATTTCATGCGCCGGCTGTTCGCCGAAGGGGCCTTCAACCAGGCCTTCATCCCGGTGCTGTCGGAGTACGCCACGCGTCGCAGCCGCGCCGAGGTGCGCGAGCTGCTCGATGCCGTGGCGGGTAGTCTTGCGGTGGTGCTGGCGCTGATCACGGCACTGGCGATGTTCGCCTCGCCGTGGCTGGTGTGGCTGTTTGCGCCCGGCTTCGGCCGCGATCCGGACAAGCTGGCGCTCACCGCCGACATGCTGCGCCTGACATTTCCCTACCTGCTGCTGATCTCGCTCACGGCATTTTCCGGCAGCGTGCTCAATACCTGGAATCGCTTTGCGGTGCCGGCCCTGACGCCGATCCTGCTCAACCTGTCGCTGATCGGAGCAGCGCTGCTGCTCACGCCGTTGATGAGCGAGCCGGCCATGGCGCTGGCCTGGGGGGTGCTGATCGCCGGCGCCGCGCAGCTCGCCTTCCAGGTGCCGTTCCTGGTGCGCCTGGGGCTGATGCCGCGGCCATGGCCCAACTTCGCCCATAGTGGCGTCAGGCGCATTCTGGTGCTGATGGCACCGGCGCTGTTCGGGGTGTCGGTGTCGCAGATCAACTTGCTGCTGGATACCGTGCTGGCATCGTTCCTAACACCGGGCAGTGTCTCCTGGCTCTACTACTCCGACCGCCTGGTGGAGCTGCCGCTGGGGATCTTCGGTATCGCCATCGCCACGGTGATATTGCCGGCACTCTCCAAACGTCACGCCGAGCAGTCGCCCGAGCACTTCGCGCGCATGCTCGACTGGGCAGTGCGCGCGGTGCTGCTGCTGGGACTTCCCGCCGCGTTGGCACTGGCGCTGCTCGCCGAGCCGCTGCTGATCTCGCTGTTCCATTATGGGGCGATGACCGAGCTCGACATCAGCATGGCGGCGCTGAGCCTGCGAGCCTACTCGCTGGGGCTTGTCGCCTTCATGTTGATCAAGGTGCTGGCGCCGGGCTTCTTCGCCCGCCAGAACACCAAGACACCGGTGAAGGTCGGCATCATCGCGATGGTCGCCAACATGATCTTCAATTTGATCCTGATCTGGCCCCTGGCGCATGCCGGCCTGGCCCTGGCGACCTCGCTCTCGGCGTTCATGAACGCCCTGCTGCTGGGCTGGCTGCTGAAGCGCGAAGGGGCGCTGGTGTTCCAGCCCGGCTGGGGCCGCTATGCCGTGCAGCTCGTCGGCGGCTGCCTGGTGATGGGGCTGGGGTTGTGGTGGCTGTCGCCGGAGTGGCAGGCATGGCTCGAGTGGGGCGTGATGCAGCGGGTCGCGACACTGGGCGGGCTGGTGATCGGCGGTGCTCTGCTCTACTTCGTGTGGCTGACGGCATGGGGCGTGAGGTTGCGACACTTCCGCCTCAATGGCTAG
- the ribF gene encoding bifunctional riboflavin kinase/FAD synthetase: protein MELIRGLHNLRERHRGCVATIGNFDGVHRGHQAILDQLREQARALSLPLTVVVFEPQPREFFAGDQAPPRLTRLRDKARLLAECGAERVLCLPFNEALRSLTACEFIDRVLIAGLGVRHLVVGDDFRFGCERDGDFALLAEVGAQQGFGVEHTRTFAIDGERVSSTRVRTLLASGNFSQAECMLGRPYWLAGRVVADQKLGRTIGVPTANLPLLPLPLTLRGVYAVMTELADGRCLPGVANIGWRPTVGSKRPVLEVHLFDFDEDLYGQRLTVFPCARLRGEITFDGIDELKRQITRDQARARQFFASRDASLTSLPLASAPLAREAAINDSSADHADAGRDDDGHS from the coding sequence ATGGAATTGATCCGGGGACTGCACAATCTGCGCGAGAGGCATCGCGGCTGCGTGGCGACCATCGGCAACTTCGATGGCGTGCACCGCGGCCATCAGGCGATCCTCGATCAGCTGCGCGAGCAGGCCAGGGCGCTGTCGCTGCCGCTGACGGTAGTGGTGTTCGAGCCGCAGCCTCGCGAGTTCTTTGCCGGCGACCAGGCCCCGCCGCGCCTCACACGGCTGCGCGACAAGGCCAGGCTGCTGGCGGAATGCGGCGCCGAGCGCGTGCTCTGCCTGCCCTTCAACGAGGCGCTGCGCAGCCTGACGGCGTGTGAGTTCATCGACCGCGTGCTGATCGCGGGGCTCGGGGTGCGTCACCTGGTGGTGGGCGACGACTTCCGCTTCGGCTGCGAGCGCGACGGCGACTTCGCGCTGCTGGCCGAGGTGGGCGCGCAGCAGGGGTTCGGTGTCGAGCATACCCGCACCTTCGCCATTGATGGCGAGCGCGTCTCGAGTACCCGGGTGCGCACGCTGCTGGCCAGCGGCAACTTCTCCCAGGCCGAGTGCATGCTGGGACGCCCTTACTGGCTGGCCGGGCGGGTGGTGGCCGACCAGAAGCTCGGACGCACGATTGGCGTGCCCACCGCCAACCTGCCGCTGCTGCCGTTGCCGCTGACGTTGCGCGGCGTCTACGCGGTAATGACCGAACTGGCCGATGGCCGCTGCCTGCCGGGTGTGGCGAACATCGGCTGGCGACCCACGGTGGGCAGTAAGCGCCCGGTGCTCGAGGTCCACCTGTTCGACTTCGACGAGGACCTCTATGGCCAGCGGTTGACGGTGTTCCCCTGCGCCAGGCTGCGTGGCGAGATCACTTTCGATGGCATCGACGAACTCAAGCGTCAGATCACGCGGGACCAGGCTCGGGCACGGCAGTTCTTCGCCTCCCGCGATGCAAGCCTGACATCTCTTCCTCTGGCATCGGCGCCGTTGGCGCGCGAAGCTGCGATAAACGACTCCTCGGCGGACCATGCGGATGCCGGGCGCGACGATGACGGACACTCATGA
- the ileS gene encoding isoleucine--tRNA ligase, translating to MSDYKHTLNLPETDFPMRGNLPKREPDRVARWQEMDIYRRLREAGRGRETFVLHDGPPYANGSIHIGHAVNKILKDIIVKSKSLAGFDAPYVPGWDCHGLPIEHKVETTHGKHLEADKARGLCREYAGEQIQGQLKDFVRLGVVGDWDKPYRTMDFTNEAGEIRALAEMVKGGYVFKGLKPVNWCFDCGSALAEAEVEYADKKSEAIDVAFPVEEADKLAAAFGLSELPKPAAIVIWTTTPWTIPANQALNVHPDFTYALVDTGERLLVLAEELVASCLERFGLEGEIVATAQGSRLDLIEFRHPFYDRLSPVYLADYVESEVGSTGIVHSAPAYGMDDFVTCRAHGMSFDEIESPVQGNGVYAESLPFFGGQMIWKANPAIVAKLEEVGALMAHQTITHSYMHCWRHKTPVIYRATAQWFVGMDIQDSDGRTLRERALEGIEATEFVPAWGKARLHSMIANRPDWCISRQRNWGVPIPFFLHKTSGELHPRTVELMEEVARRVEGEGIDAWFRLEAAELLGDEAADYDKVTDTLDVWFDSGTTHWHVLRGSHPLGHSEGPRADLYLEGSDQHRGWFHSSLLTGCAIDGHPPYKGLLTHGFTVDAQGRKMSKSVGNVVAPQEVMDKLGADILRLWVASTDYSGEMAVSDEILKRTADVYRRIRNTARFLLANLNGFAPERDVVAFDEMLALDQWVVDRAAQLQARIDKAYAEYRFLDVYQQVHTFCARELGGFYLDVIKDRQYTTQRDSLARKSCQTALYHVVEALSRWVAPILSFTAEEIYEHIPGERLESVLLETYYPGLGTLEVQAEFGRDFWEQVLEVKQAVNKCLEDARNDKRIKSGLAAEVTLHVDGALRTTLEKLGEELRFVLLTSDVHLQPLSAGSEAEPTELEGLKVAVMASPHDKCERCWHHREEVGTLAEHPDLCQRCVSNLPEGPGETRRYA from the coding sequence ATGAGCGATTACAAGCACACCCTGAATCTACCGGAAACCGACTTTCCGATGCGTGGCAACCTGCCCAAGCGCGAGCCCGATCGCGTGGCGCGCTGGCAGGAGATGGACATCTATCGTCGCCTGCGCGAGGCGGGGCGTGGCCGTGAGACCTTCGTGCTCCACGATGGCCCCCCCTATGCCAACGGCAGCATCCACATCGGTCATGCGGTCAACAAGATCCTCAAGGACATCATCGTCAAGTCCAAGAGCCTGGCGGGCTTCGATGCCCCCTATGTGCCGGGCTGGGACTGCCATGGCCTGCCCATCGAGCACAAGGTCGAGACCACCCACGGCAAGCACCTGGAGGCGGACAAGGCGCGGGGGCTGTGCCGCGAGTACGCCGGCGAGCAGATCCAGGGGCAGCTCAAGGACTTCGTGCGCCTGGGCGTGGTCGGTGACTGGGACAAGCCCTATCGCACCATGGACTTCACCAACGAGGCGGGCGAGATCCGTGCGCTGGCCGAGATGGTCAAGGGCGGTTATGTCTTCAAGGGGCTCAAGCCGGTCAACTGGTGCTTCGACTGCGGCTCGGCGCTGGCCGAGGCGGAAGTGGAGTACGCCGACAAGAAGTCAGAGGCCATCGACGTGGCCTTCCCGGTGGAGGAGGCTGACAAGCTTGCTGCCGCATTTGGCCTGAGCGAGCTGCCCAAGCCCGCCGCCATCGTGATCTGGACCACCACGCCCTGGACCATTCCGGCCAACCAGGCGCTCAACGTCCACCCCGACTTCACCTACGCGCTGGTCGATACCGGCGAGCGGCTGCTGGTGCTCGCCGAGGAACTGGTCGCCTCGTGCCTGGAGCGCTTCGGCCTCGAGGGCGAGATCGTCGCCACCGCCCAGGGGTCACGTCTCGATCTGATCGAGTTCCGCCACCCGTTCTACGATCGGCTGTCGCCGGTCTATCTTGCCGACTACGTGGAGAGCGAGGTCGGCAGCACCGGCATCGTGCACTCGGCGCCGGCCTACGGCATGGACGACTTCGTCACTTGCCGGGCCCATGGCATGAGCTTCGATGAGATCGAGAGCCCTGTTCAGGGCAATGGCGTCTATGCCGAAAGCCTGCCGTTCTTCGGTGGGCAGATGATCTGGAAGGCCAACCCGGCCATCGTCGCCAAGCTCGAGGAGGTCGGCGCGCTGATGGCGCATCAGACCATCACCCACAGCTACATGCACTGCTGGCGCCACAAGACGCCGGTCATCTATCGGGCCACGGCGCAGTGGTTCGTTGGCATGGATATTCAGGACAGCGACGGCCGCACGCTTCGCGAACGTGCGCTGGAGGGGATCGAGGCGACCGAGTTCGTGCCCGCCTGGGGCAAGGCGCGGCTGCACTCGATGATCGCCAACCGCCCGGACTGGTGCATCTCGCGCCAGCGCAACTGGGGCGTGCCGATTCCGTTCTTTCTGCACAAGACCAGCGGCGAGCTGCACCCGCGCACCGTCGAGCTGATGGAGGAGGTAGCCAGGCGTGTCGAGGGCGAGGGCATCGATGCCTGGTTCCGTCTCGAGGCAGCGGAGCTGCTTGGCGACGAGGCCGCTGACTACGACAAGGTCACCGATACCCTGGACGTGTGGTTCGACTCCGGCACCACCCACTGGCACGTGCTGCGCGGCTCACACCCGCTTGGCCACAGCGAGGGGCCGCGAGCCGATCTCTACCTGGAGGGTTCCGACCAGCACCGCGGCTGGTTCCACTCCTCGCTGCTGACCGGCTGCGCCATCGACGGTCACCCGCCCTACAAGGGCCTGCTCACCCACGGCTTCACCGTCGATGCCCAGGGGCGCAAGATGTCCAAGTCGGTGGGTAACGTGGTCGCGCCGCAGGAGGTGATGGACAAGCTTGGCGCCGACATCCTGCGCCTGTGGGTCGCCTCCACCGACTACTCTGGCGAGATGGCGGTCTCCGACGAGATCCTCAAGCGCACCGCCGACGTCTATCGACGTATCCGCAACACGGCGCGCTTTCTGCTCGCCAACCTCAACGGCTTTGCGCCGGAGCGGGATGTGGTGGCGTTCGACGAGATGCTGGCGCTGGATCAGTGGGTGGTCGATCGTGCCGCCCAGCTGCAAGCGCGCATCGACAAGGCCTATGCCGAATACCGCTTCCTCGATGTCTATCAGCAGGTGCACACCTTTTGTGCCCGGGAGCTTGGTGGTTTCTACCTCGACGTGATCAAGGACCGCCAGTACACCACCCAGCGCGACTCGCTGGCGCGCAAGAGTTGCCAGACCGCGCTCTATCATGTGGTGGAGGCGCTCAGCCGCTGGGTGGCACCGATCCTGTCGTTCACGGCCGAGGAGATCTACGAACACATCCCCGGCGAGCGACTCGAGAGCGTGCTGCTCGAGACCTACTATCCCGGCCTTGGTACCCTGGAGGTGCAGGCCGAATTCGGTCGCGACTTCTGGGAGCAGGTCCTCGAGGTCAAACAGGCGGTCAACAAGTGCCTGGAGGATGCGCGCAACGACAAGCGCATCAAGAGCGGACTCGCCGCCGAGGTGACGCTGCATGTCGACGGCGCCCTGCGCACCACCCTGGAGAAGCTCGGCGAGGAGCTGCGCTTCGTACTGCTGACCAGCGATGTGCATCTGCAGCCGCTGAGCGCAGGAAGCGAGGCGGAGCCCACCGAGCTCGAGGGGCTCAAGGTCGCCGTCATGGCCAGCCCACATGACAAGTGCGAGCGCTGCTGGCACCACCGCGAGGAGGTGGGTACCCTTGCCGAGCACCCCGACCTGTGCCAGCGCTGCGTCTCCAACCTGCCGGAGGGGCCGGGTGAAACCCGCCGCTACGCGTGA